The Garra rufa chromosome 8, GarRuf1.0, whole genome shotgun sequence genome has a segment encoding these proteins:
- the hao2 gene encoding 2-Hydroxyacid oxidase 2 isoform X2 has product MNILASSGEEGVCVEMTMVCLTDFEDYARQHLPKATWDYYEAGADDCCTRDDNLKAFKRIRLRPRILRDVSLNDTRTCVLGTEISFPVGIAPTAFHCLAWHEGELATARATEAVNTCYIASTYATCSVEEIAAAAPNGYRWFQLYLYRDRKLSEQIVRRVEALGYKALVLTVDVPYTGKRRNDIRNQFKLPPHLKVKNFEGMFQQAASQEEYGIPANTLDPSISWKDVCWLQSLSRLPIIIKGILTKEDAELAVEHGVQGIIVSNHGGRQLDGGPATIDCLPEIVDAVQGRVEVYMDGGIRTGNDVLKAIALGAKCVFIGRPAVWGLAYKGEEGVREILQILQDEFRLSMALSGCRNVAEINRNLIQFSKL; this is encoded by the exons ATGAACATATTGGCCTCTAGTGG tgaGGAAGGCGTCTGTGTAGAAATGACTATGGTCTGTTTGACTGATTTTGAGGACTATGCAAGGCAGCACCTCCCAAAGGCTACGTGGGACTATTATGAGGCTGGAGCTGATGACTGTTGTACCAGAGATGACAACTTGAAGGCCTTTAAACG GATCCGCTTGAGACCACGGATCTTACGTGATGTGTCACTCAATGACACTCGGACCTGTGTGCTGGGAACGGAGATAAGCTTCCCTGTGGGAATTGCTCCAACGGCTTTCCACTGCCTTGCGTGGCATGAGGGAGAACTGGCTACTGCTAGAG CTACAGAGGCAGTAAACACCTGTTACATAGCTAGCACGTACGCCACATGTTCAGTGGAGGAGATTGCTGCAGCAGCGCCCAATGGGTACCGTTGGTTCCAGCTGTACCTGTACCGAGACCGTAAGCTCTCCGAGCAGATTGTACGCAGGGTGGAAGCACTTGGCTACAAAGCTCTGGTGCTTACAGTGGACGTGCCCTACACTGGCAAACGGCGCAATGACATACGCAACCAGTTTAAGCTCCCACCTCACCTGAAGGTCAAGAACTTTGAGGGAATGTTCCAG CAGGCAGCTTCGCAGGAGGAATACGGGATCCCGGCTAATACATTGGACCCATCGATCAGCTGGAAGGATGTGTGCTGGCTCCAGTCTCTATCACGGCTGCCTATAATCATCAAGGGCATCCTTACTAAAGAGGACGCAGAGCTGGCCGTGGAGCATGGTGTCCAGGGGATAATTGTGTCTAATCATGGTGGCCGACAACTGGATGGAGGGCCCGCAACG ATAGATTGTCTGCCTGAGATAGTGGACGCAGTGCAGGGCCGGGTCGAGGTCTACATGGACGGAGGGATCCGCACAGGCAATGATGTGCTGAAGGCCATAGCCTTGGGAGCCAAATGTGTGTTTATTGGCAGACCAGCAGTCTGGGGCCTTGCTTACAAG GGTGAGGAAGGAGTGAGAGAGATCTTACAGATTCTACAAGACGAGTTTCGTTTATCCATGGCGCTGTCAG GTTGCCGAAATGTTGCTGAGATCAACAGGAACCTCATTCAGTTCTCCAAACTTTGA
- the hao2 gene encoding 2-Hydroxyacid oxidase 2 isoform X1: MNILASSGEEGVCVEMTMVCLTDFEDYARQHLPKATWDYYEAGADDCCTRDDNLKAFKRIRLRPRILRDVSLNDTRTCVLGTEISFPVGIAPTAFHCLAWHEGELATARATEAVNTCYIASTYATCSVEEIAAAAPNGYRWFQLYLYRDRKLSEQIVRRVEALGYKALVLTVDVPYTGKRRNDIRNQFKLPPHLKVKNFEGMFQQQAASQEEYGIPANTLDPSISWKDVCWLQSLSRLPIIIKGILTKEDAELAVEHGVQGIIVSNHGGRQLDGGPATIDCLPEIVDAVQGRVEVYMDGGIRTGNDVLKAIALGAKCVFIGRPAVWGLAYKGEEGVREILQILQDEFRLSMALSGCRNVAEINRNLIQFSKL, encoded by the exons ATGAACATATTGGCCTCTAGTGG tgaGGAAGGCGTCTGTGTAGAAATGACTATGGTCTGTTTGACTGATTTTGAGGACTATGCAAGGCAGCACCTCCCAAAGGCTACGTGGGACTATTATGAGGCTGGAGCTGATGACTGTTGTACCAGAGATGACAACTTGAAGGCCTTTAAACG GATCCGCTTGAGACCACGGATCTTACGTGATGTGTCACTCAATGACACTCGGACCTGTGTGCTGGGAACGGAGATAAGCTTCCCTGTGGGAATTGCTCCAACGGCTTTCCACTGCCTTGCGTGGCATGAGGGAGAACTGGCTACTGCTAGAG CTACAGAGGCAGTAAACACCTGTTACATAGCTAGCACGTACGCCACATGTTCAGTGGAGGAGATTGCTGCAGCAGCGCCCAATGGGTACCGTTGGTTCCAGCTGTACCTGTACCGAGACCGTAAGCTCTCCGAGCAGATTGTACGCAGGGTGGAAGCACTTGGCTACAAAGCTCTGGTGCTTACAGTGGACGTGCCCTACACTGGCAAACGGCGCAATGACATACGCAACCAGTTTAAGCTCCCACCTCACCTGAAGGTCAAGAACTTTGAGGGAATGTTCCAG CAGCAGGCAGCTTCGCAGGAGGAATACGGGATCCCGGCTAATACATTGGACCCATCGATCAGCTGGAAGGATGTGTGCTGGCTCCAGTCTCTATCACGGCTGCCTATAATCATCAAGGGCATCCTTACTAAAGAGGACGCAGAGCTGGCCGTGGAGCATGGTGTCCAGGGGATAATTGTGTCTAATCATGGTGGCCGACAACTGGATGGAGGGCCCGCAACG ATAGATTGTCTGCCTGAGATAGTGGACGCAGTGCAGGGCCGGGTCGAGGTCTACATGGACGGAGGGATCCGCACAGGCAATGATGTGCTGAAGGCCATAGCCTTGGGAGCCAAATGTGTGTTTATTGGCAGACCAGCAGTCTGGGGCCTTGCTTACAAG GGTGAGGAAGGAGTGAGAGAGATCTTACAGATTCTACAAGACGAGTTTCGTTTATCCATGGCGCTGTCAG GTTGCCGAAATGTTGCTGAGATCAACAGGAACCTCATTCAGTTCTCCAAACTTTGA
- the hao2 gene encoding 2-Hydroxyacid oxidase 2 isoform X3: MTMVCLTDFEDYARQHLPKATWDYYEAGADDCCTRDDNLKAFKRIRLRPRILRDVSLNDTRTCVLGTEISFPVGIAPTAFHCLAWHEGELATARATEAVNTCYIASTYATCSVEEIAAAAPNGYRWFQLYLYRDRKLSEQIVRRVEALGYKALVLTVDVPYTGKRRNDIRNQFKLPPHLKVKNFEGMFQQQAASQEEYGIPANTLDPSISWKDVCWLQSLSRLPIIIKGILTKEDAELAVEHGVQGIIVSNHGGRQLDGGPATIDCLPEIVDAVQGRVEVYMDGGIRTGNDVLKAIALGAKCVFIGRPAVWGLAYKGEEGVREILQILQDEFRLSMALSGCRNVAEINRNLIQFSKL; the protein is encoded by the exons ATGACTATGGTCTGTTTGACTGATTTTGAGGACTATGCAAGGCAGCACCTCCCAAAGGCTACGTGGGACTATTATGAGGCTGGAGCTGATGACTGTTGTACCAGAGATGACAACTTGAAGGCCTTTAAACG GATCCGCTTGAGACCACGGATCTTACGTGATGTGTCACTCAATGACACTCGGACCTGTGTGCTGGGAACGGAGATAAGCTTCCCTGTGGGAATTGCTCCAACGGCTTTCCACTGCCTTGCGTGGCATGAGGGAGAACTGGCTACTGCTAGAG CTACAGAGGCAGTAAACACCTGTTACATAGCTAGCACGTACGCCACATGTTCAGTGGAGGAGATTGCTGCAGCAGCGCCCAATGGGTACCGTTGGTTCCAGCTGTACCTGTACCGAGACCGTAAGCTCTCCGAGCAGATTGTACGCAGGGTGGAAGCACTTGGCTACAAAGCTCTGGTGCTTACAGTGGACGTGCCCTACACTGGCAAACGGCGCAATGACATACGCAACCAGTTTAAGCTCCCACCTCACCTGAAGGTCAAGAACTTTGAGGGAATGTTCCAG CAGCAGGCAGCTTCGCAGGAGGAATACGGGATCCCGGCTAATACATTGGACCCATCGATCAGCTGGAAGGATGTGTGCTGGCTCCAGTCTCTATCACGGCTGCCTATAATCATCAAGGGCATCCTTACTAAAGAGGACGCAGAGCTGGCCGTGGAGCATGGTGTCCAGGGGATAATTGTGTCTAATCATGGTGGCCGACAACTGGATGGAGGGCCCGCAACG ATAGATTGTCTGCCTGAGATAGTGGACGCAGTGCAGGGCCGGGTCGAGGTCTACATGGACGGAGGGATCCGCACAGGCAATGATGTGCTGAAGGCCATAGCCTTGGGAGCCAAATGTGTGTTTATTGGCAGACCAGCAGTCTGGGGCCTTGCTTACAAG GGTGAGGAAGGAGTGAGAGAGATCTTACAGATTCTACAAGACGAGTTTCGTTTATCCATGGCGCTGTCAG GTTGCCGAAATGTTGCTGAGATCAACAGGAACCTCATTCAGTTCTCCAAACTTTGA